From the Orenia metallireducens genome, one window contains:
- a CDS encoding NifB/NifX family molybdenum-iron cluster-binding protein, with the protein MKIAIPSQGNTVAGHFGHCPEFTIVEVDNQEVVREERIANPGHKPGFLPKFLHGLEVNVILAGGMGQRAVDLFNQNQIEVVTGASGLVKDVVNSYLANNLELTDNICNHDDTEEHECSH; encoded by the coding sequence ATGAAGATAGCAATACCTAGTCAAGGAAATACAGTAGCTGGTCATTTTGGTCATTGTCCAGAATTTACCATTGTGGAGGTTGATAATCAAGAGGTTGTCAGAGAAGAGAGGATAGCCAATCCTGGTCATAAGCCTGGTTTTTTACCTAAATTCCTTCATGGATTAGAGGTTAATGTAATTCTTGCTGGAGGGATGGGGCAGAGAGCAGTAGATTTATTTAATCAAAATCAGATTGAAGTAGTTACAGGAGCAAGTGGACTGGTTAAAGATGTAGTTAACTCCTATTTAGCCAATAATCTAGAGCTAACAGATAATATCTGTAATCATGATGATACAGAAGAGCATGAGTGTAGCCATTAG
- a CDS encoding IS3 family transposase: protein MSQYIYFYNNERIQLKNGMSPIEYRIHAA from the coding sequence ATGAGTCAATATATATACTTTTATAACAATGAAAGAATACAATTGAAAAACGGCATGAGTCCGATTGAATATCGAATTCATGCCGCTTAG
- a CDS encoding cell wall hydrolase has translation MKNKFTITFVMILALMISVTSVGEATVLGNRMLYFGSRGRDVKALQSMLASKGYFDVEPTGYYGPITERAVIEFQKNYNLRIDGFAGYETINKLKNNHNLNVSNLNYRLNVTAEEMELLLRIVYSEARGESFKGQVAVASVVINRVLDNRFPNTIKGVIFQPWAFTAVHDGQFWLDPAPSMLKAVEAALKGWDPTGGAVFYYNPAKVTSYWIYTRPIITRIGRHFFAA, from the coding sequence ATGAAGAATAAATTTACAATTACTTTTGTGATGATACTAGCTTTGATGATTTCTGTGACCTCAGTTGGCGAAGCAACTGTTTTAGGCAATAGAATGTTATACTTCGGTAGTCGTGGAAGGGATGTTAAAGCTTTACAGAGTATGTTAGCAAGTAAAGGATATTTTGATGTTGAGCCTACTGGGTATTATGGTCCTATCACAGAAAGGGCTGTAATTGAATTCCAAAAAAACTATAACCTCAGAATTGATGGTTTTGCAGGATATGAAACTATTAATAAATTAAAGAATAATCATAATTTAAATGTGAGTAATTTAAATTATCGATTAAATGTAACTGCTGAGGAGATGGAACTATTATTAAGAATAGTTTATTCCGAAGCTAGAGGAGAGAGTTTTAAAGGACAAGTAGCTGTTGCCTCAGTTGTAATTAATAGGGTACTAGATAATCGTTTCCCCAATACAATTAAGGGAGTAATCTTCCAACCTTGGGCATTTACAGCTGTACATGATGGACAGTTCTGGTTAGATCCAGCCCCAAGTATGCTTAAAGCTGTAGAAGCAGCCTTAAAAGGGTGGGACCCAACTGGAGGAGCTGTATTCTATTATAATCCAGCTAAGGTAACCTCTTATTGGATTTATACACGTCCAATAATTACTAGAATCGGACGACATTTCTTTGCAGCATAA
- a CDS encoding NifB/NifX family molybdenum-iron cluster-binding protein, with the protein MKVAVTASNNTDLNVKIDPKFGRAPYFAIIDFDNDKVNFIDNSAKDATGGAGIQAAQTIVDQGVEGLITGNVGPKAFNVLSKANIKVYSAKKETIKEVLSKYKNNDLKEVAAPTNNGHAGM; encoded by the coding sequence ATGAAAGTTGCAGTAACAGCTAGCAATAATACTGATTTAAATGTAAAAATTGATCCTAAATTTGGGAGAGCACCTTATTTTGCAATAATTGATTTCGATAATGATAAAGTTAACTTTATTGATAATTCAGCCAAAGATGCTACTGGTGGAGCAGGGATTCAAGCTGCCCAAACTATAGTGGATCAAGGTGTTGAAGGATTAATTACTGGCAATGTTGGACCAAAAGCCTTTAATGTTTTAAGTAAGGCTAATATTAAAGTATATTCTGCTAAGAAAGAAACAATTAAAGAAGTACTTAGTAAGTATAAAAATAATGATTTAAAAGAGGTAGCTGCTCCAACAAATAATGGTCATGCTGGAATGTAG
- a CDS encoding cell wall hydrolase, with the protein MKKSIILIAVLLVGTSIFYGYYNLNLAEAKTPSWFWSLSPTTRLMVNTVHAEAKGEPFLAKVAVAAVIMNRVRSHKFPNTIAGVIYQPWAFTPVAHGLVWSQRPTEDSIRATLSAIRGWDPTYGCLYFYNPATSTSRWIYSRRTVRKIGKHIFAK; encoded by the coding sequence ATGAAAAAAAGCATAATTCTAATAGCAGTATTACTCGTTGGAACTTCTATCTTCTATGGATACTATAATTTAAACTTAGCAGAAGCGAAAACACCATCATGGTTTTGGAGTTTATCACCTACTACAAGGTTGATGGTTAACACTGTTCATGCTGAAGCTAAAGGAGAACCTTTTCTTGCCAAGGTTGCAGTAGCAGCAGTTATTATGAATCGTGTCAGAAGTCATAAGTTTCCTAATACAATTGCGGGTGTTATTTATCAGCCTTGGGCCTTTACCCCTGTAGCCCATGGACTTGTCTGGAGCCAAAGACCTACTGAAGATTCAATTAGAGCAACTCTTTCAGCTATCAGAGGATGGGACCCTACATATGGCTGTCTCTACTTCTACAATCCAGCTACATCTACTTCTAGATGGATTTACTCTAGAAGAACAGTCCGTAAAATAGGTAAGCATATTTTTGCTAAATAA
- a CDS encoding DUF4363 family protein, with product MDCCFYNLISYITVFLPTKLLVDNLNNIEKLITADDWSLAKKNLSNLEKNWDNRLVIQLSNETAEIYEFERTLGQLRTLIKHKEDDSLEHLGLLKVISQNLTDVFPRP from the coding sequence TTGGATTGTTGCTTTTATAATCTTATAAGCTATATTACAGTTTTTTTACCAACTAAATTATTAGTTGACAACTTAAATAATATTGAGAAATTAATAACAGCTGATGATTGGAGTCTAGCCAAAAAGAATCTAAGTAACTTAGAAAAGAATTGGGATAATAGGTTAGTAATACAACTTAGCAATGAAACTGCAGAGATTTATGAGTTTGAAAGAACATTAGGTCAGCTAAGAACATTAATAAAGCATAAAGAGGATGACTCTCTTGAACACTTAGGCCTTTTAAAAGTAATCTCACAAAATTTAACTGATGTCTTCCCACGTCCTTAA
- the def gene encoding peptide deformylase, which translates to MMTMPMQIRRVGDPVLRTEVKEVVEVTDKIRNLLDNMAKKMYQADGVGLAAPQVGISKQLVVIDIGQGLIELINPQIIQKSEKTYIDQEACLSIPNQTGKVERNYKVTVKALNRHGEEIKLEGKGSLARAFQHEIDHLQGILFIDKVI; encoded by the coding sequence ATGATGACTATGCCTATGCAAATTAGAAGAGTAGGTGACCCAGTTTTAAGAACAGAAGTTAAAGAAGTAGTAGAAGTTACAGATAAAATCAGAAATTTATTAGATAACATGGCAAAAAAGATGTATCAAGCAGATGGAGTAGGTTTAGCTGCTCCACAGGTAGGGATTAGTAAGCAATTAGTTGTAATTGATATTGGACAAGGATTAATTGAGCTAATTAATCCCCAGATTATTCAAAAATCAGAGAAAACCTATATAGATCAAGAAGCCTGCTTAAGTATCCCTAACCAGACTGGAAAAGTAGAAAGGAATTATAAAGTTACAGTTAAAGCCTTAAATAGGCATGGAGAAGAGATTAAGCTAGAAGGGAAAGGGTCTTTAGCTAGAGCTTTTCAGCATGAAATTGATCATCTCCAAGGGATTTTATTTATTGATAAAGTTATTTGA
- a CDS encoding ATP-binding protein produces MKITVLSGKGGTGKTTVATNLALSITNVQFLDADVEEPNSYIFIKPDFGEGYQQVLRKVPIIDQNKCRACRSCVDFCEYNALVLLGEEVLVIKEMCHSCGGCKYICPEGAIIEENKEIGKIRVDKSVAGMEFWQGELNIGEASAIPVIEALNQKISEDKTVIIDAPPGTTCPTIAAISDANYCILLTEPTPFGLHDLKMAVEVVKELGKPCGIIINRSEEDADKLIEDYASREGVSILTKIPFKREIARLYSQGTPFVEEMPEWKENFQEVFAKIKQVVR; encoded by the coding sequence ATGAAGATTACAGTTTTAAGTGGCAAAGGTGGTACAGGTAAGACCACTGTAGCAACTAATTTAGCTTTGTCCATAACTAATGTTCAATTTTTAGATGCAGATGTAGAAGAACCTAATTCATATATCTTTATTAAACCTGATTTTGGAGAAGGATACCAACAAGTATTGAGAAAAGTTCCAATAATTGATCAAAATAAATGTAGGGCTTGTCGAAGCTGTGTTGATTTCTGTGAATATAATGCTCTAGTACTATTAGGAGAAGAAGTACTTGTCATTAAAGAGATGTGCCATAGCTGTGGCGGATGTAAGTATATTTGTCCTGAAGGGGCAATTATAGAAGAGAATAAAGAAATAGGTAAGATTAGAGTCGATAAATCAGTTGCAGGAATGGAGTTTTGGCAGGGAGAGTTAAATATTGGTGAAGCGTCAGCAATACCTGTGATTGAAGCTTTAAATCAAAAGATTTCTGAAGATAAAACTGTAATTATCGATGCTCCACCGGGAACTACCTGCCCGACAATAGCAGCAATTTCTGATGCTAACTATTGTATTTTATTAACAGAACCAACACCTTTTGGTCTACATGATCTAAAGATGGCAGTAGAAGTTGTTAAAGAATTGGGCAAACCTTGTGGAATTATAATCAACCGTTCAGAAGAAGATGCTGATAAATTGATTGAAGATTATGCTAGTAGAGAAGGTGTTAGTATCTTAACTAAGATTCCTTTTAAAAGAGAGATTGCTAGATTGTACTCACAAGGGACTCCCTTTGTAGAAGAGATGCCTGAATGGAAAGAGAATTTTCAAGAGGTCTTTGCCAAAATAAAGCAGGTGGTTAGATGA
- a CDS encoding acyl-CoA thioesterase produces the protein MKVHHYQHRVQYHETDQMGIVHHSNYIKWLEEARNEYLREQGISCRQLEELGILLPVIEVNCSYKQRTYYDDVVTIKVFIKELSRVTITFGYEIKKDGELLLLASTKQSFVNEDFKPFSLERERADVWATLFGDLR, from the coding sequence GTGAAAGTTCATCACTACCAGCATCGAGTACAGTATCATGAAACAGATCAGATGGGAATAGTGCATCATAGTAATTACATCAAATGGCTTGAAGAAGCAAGAAATGAATATCTACGAGAGCAGGGGATTAGTTGCCGACAATTAGAGGAGCTTGGAATTCTATTACCTGTTATAGAAGTTAATTGTTCTTATAAACAGAGAACTTATTATGATGATGTAGTAACAATTAAGGTTTTTATTAAAGAATTAAGTCGAGTGACTATTACTTTTGGCTATGAAATTAAGAAGGATGGAGAACTGCTGCTGCTAGCTAGTACTAAACAGTCTTTTGTTAATGAAGACTTTAAACCTTTTTCTTTAGAACGGGAAAGAGCAGATGTTTGGGCAACTCTTTTTGGTGATTTAAGATAG
- a CDS encoding MBL fold metallo-hydrolase yields MNSQNTKVKILVENRVAKENLLAEHGLSFLISYREKNYLFDTGQGLVLINNMKNLGIKVADIDGVILSHGHYDHGNGLQEILALNSELEVFAHPEVFIPKYSGKKVNLVPRGLNIKKEEIQNFKPIRKATEISAGLWMTGEIPRKSNLEELSNKFKREVAGQIQQDNFTDEQAVFIETKKGLVVLLACTHAGIINTLEHIKALSGSQKIHAIIGGMHLINANQKRINETVSYLAHLNFELIVPLHCTGFNALQAMLAKFKDKVKLRQVGEEFIF; encoded by the coding sequence TTGAATTCACAAAATACCAAGGTTAAGATTTTAGTAGAGAATAGAGTGGCAAAAGAGAACTTATTAGCTGAACACGGACTCTCTTTTTTGATTAGTTATCGAGAAAAGAATTATCTATTTGATACTGGTCAAGGTCTAGTGTTGATCAATAATATGAAGAATTTAGGAATTAAAGTTGCTGATATAGATGGAGTTATATTAAGCCATGGTCATTATGATCATGGCAATGGCTTGCAAGAAATTCTAGCTTTAAATTCTGAACTTGAAGTTTTTGCTCATCCAGAGGTCTTTATCCCCAAATATTCTGGTAAAAAGGTTAATTTAGTCCCCCGTGGACTTAATATAAAGAAAGAGGAGATACAAAACTTTAAGCCCATTAGAAAGGCTACTGAGATTAGTGCAGGATTATGGATGACTGGTGAGATTCCAAGAAAATCTAACTTAGAAGAACTGTCTAATAAGTTTAAAAGAGAGGTTGCAGGGCAGATTCAACAGGATAATTTTACTGATGAACAAGCAGTATTTATTGAGACTAAAAAGGGTTTAGTGGTCCTATTAGCTTGTACCCATGCTGGAATAATTAATACTTTAGAGCATATCAAAGCTCTTAGCGGTAGTCAAAAGATTCATGCTATTATTGGTGGAATGCATTTAATTAATGCTAATCAAAAACGAATTAACGAGACTGTTAGTTATTTAGCTCATCTTAATTTTGAGTTGATTGTCCCCTTACATTGTACTGGATTTAATGCTTTGCAAGCTATGTTAGCTAAATTTAAAGATAAAGTTAAATTAAGGCAAGTTGGTGAAGAGTTTATCTTTTAA
- a CDS encoding DUF1576 domain-containing protein has protein sequence MNIIKEKFIKRRISEEVKFKLLLLYPISLILSAFVFEHPTEINHGFKNIILSSDLLISDYLGIGGVGATLLNSGILGLFSLLLLKVNKVRLTGISIAAIFTVMGFSMFGKNIFNIIPVIIGVKLYSFYQKEPLSKFIIVALFSTALAPVVSQSILFFGFTSKGILLATLFGIVTGFIISPVASHLLSSHQGFNLYNIGFSAGLIGTLLMSLFRSYGIEYNKQLIWTNQYSKELRIPLLFYFLSMLLIGYLLNKESFKRLKKLWKRSGRIVTDFVTLDTFAVTLLNMGLMGLLYMLILTLIGSPLNGPTVGGLFTIVGFSAFGKHPFNTIPVACGVLLGSVTKIWGLADPGLILALLFSTTLAPITGVFGSLSGLLAGFLHLSVVMNIGYLHGGLNLYNNGFAGGLVAIILFPILDSLKKE, from the coding sequence ATGAATATTATTAAAGAAAAATTCATAAAAAGGAGAATATCTGAAGAAGTAAAATTTAAACTCTTACTCCTTTACCCTATTTCATTAATATTATCTGCCTTTGTCTTTGAGCATCCAACAGAGATTAATCATGGATTTAAAAATATCATCTTATCTAGCGATCTCCTAATTAGCGACTATTTAGGTATTGGAGGGGTAGGAGCCACCCTTCTTAATTCAGGCATCTTAGGACTATTCTCATTATTATTACTAAAAGTAAACAAAGTCAGACTAACAGGAATAAGTATAGCTGCTATCTTCACTGTAATGGGCTTTTCTATGTTTGGAAAGAACATATTTAATATAATACCAGTAATTATTGGAGTAAAGCTATATTCCTTTTATCAAAAAGAACCTTTAAGTAAATTTATAATTGTGGCTTTATTCAGTACAGCCTTGGCTCCTGTAGTCAGTCAGAGTATTCTGTTCTTTGGTTTTACAAGTAAGGGGATATTATTAGCCACTCTATTTGGAATAGTTACAGGGTTTATCATCTCACCAGTTGCCTCCCATTTATTGAGTAGTCATCAAGGATTCAATTTATATAATATAGGCTTTAGTGCAGGATTAATAGGAACCTTATTGATGTCATTATTCCGCTCCTATGGGATCGAGTATAATAAGCAATTAATTTGGACAAATCAATACTCTAAAGAGCTAAGAATACCTCTGTTATTTTATTTCTTATCGATGCTTCTAATTGGATATCTATTAAATAAGGAGTCCTTTAAAAGATTAAAGAAATTATGGAAGAGATCAGGTAGGATAGTAACAGATTTTGTAACCCTTGATACCTTTGCAGTAACACTACTTAATATGGGCTTAATGGGTCTACTCTATATGTTGATATTAACTCTTATTGGGAGCCCTTTAAATGGTCCCACAGTTGGTGGTTTATTTACTATTGTTGGCTTTTCAGCTTTTGGTAAGCATCCCTTCAATACAATACCTGTAGCTTGTGGAGTATTGCTAGGCAGTGTCACAAAGATTTGGGGGCTTGCTGACCCAGGTCTGATCTTAGCATTACTATTCTCTACAACTTTAGCCCCAATTACAGGAGTATTTGGTAGTTTAAGTGGATTACTTGCGGGTTTTTTACATCTATCTGTAGTAATGAATATAGGATACTTACATGGGGGGTTGAATCTATACAATAATGGCTTTGCTGGAGGATTGGTAGCTATAATTCTCTTTCCCATATTAGATTCTCTAAAAAAGGAGTGA
- a CDS encoding Mrp/NBP35 family ATP-binding protein: protein MEKMYSVEDGWFKLEHGLVNEGLIAIASGKGGVGKSTVTVNLALALHKLGKRVGIIDADIHGFSIPRIIGLTDKPRAFNEKEIIPPEVNGVKVMSAGSMIDENKAIIWRAPMLLGVLEQFMKDVHWGELDYLLFDLPPGTGDMPLNIMQQISDAGILIVTTPQVAATKVAGRVGAMAQQLDSDILGIIENMSYYQCANCGEKEYIFGQGGGQRMAEELDTKLLIQLPLMATIRQGSDQGKSVVIADPKAEVTKKFIAVAEKIIAQRAR from the coding sequence ATGGAAAAGATGTATAGTGTAGAAGATGGTTGGTTTAAATTGGAGCATGGACTTGTTAATGAAGGGTTGATTGCCATAGCTAGTGGTAAGGGTGGAGTTGGTAAATCAACTGTAACAGTCAATCTAGCTTTAGCTTTACATAAATTAGGTAAAAGAGTAGGAATTATTGATGCTGATATTCATGGCTTTAGTATTCCTAGAATCATCGGTTTAACTGATAAGCCTAGAGCATTTAATGAGAAAGAGATTATCCCACCAGAAGTTAATGGGGTTAAGGTCATGTCGGCTGGTTCTATGATTGATGAGAATAAGGCTATTATCTGGCGAGCGCCGATGCTGCTGGGAGTATTGGAACAGTTTATGAAGGATGTTCACTGGGGAGAGTTAGATTATCTTCTATTTGATCTTCCTCCAGGAACTGGTGATATGCCCTTAAATATCATGCAGCAGATCTCAGATGCAGGGATATTAATTGTGACAACTCCCCAAGTAGCTGCTACTAAGGTAGCAGGTAGAGTAGGAGCGATGGCTCAACAGCTTGATTCTGATATTTTAGGAATTATAGAGAATATGTCTTATTATCAATGTGCTAACTGTGGTGAGAAAGAGTATATCTTTGGTCAAGGTGGAGGTCAGAGAATGGCTGAAGAGTTAGATACAAAATTGTTAATCCAATTACCTTTAATGGCTACTATTCGTCAAGGTAGTGACCAAGGTAAGTCAGTTGTAATAGCTGATCCTAAAGCTGAAGTTACTAAGAAGTTTATTGCTGTAGCTGAAAAAATTATTGCTCAAAGAGCGAGATAA
- a CDS encoding damage-control phosphatase ARMT1 family protein has product MELRLDCLPCIFRQTLEGSRMVTKDEAVIREVLNEYAQLIPQFDSTQKAPAIVGKVHQIIKEKTGTADPYQKFKEEHMNLALNLYSKIKGIIEDSADPLQGALIMAATGNSIDAGLFAKVNIEEQIEDALKNGFVQSDFKLFKEKLKPHTKILIIGDNAGEAVFDKLLIEELSRYGVKVTYATRDVPVLNDVTLKEAREIGLDQLSKLISSGCKTPGTILDNTIEEFKLAYQQADIIISKGQGNLEGLSSAQEAIFFLLKAKCSLVAQILDVNEGDLVFRFKKQKERLA; this is encoded by the coding sequence ATGGAATTAAGATTGGATTGTTTACCTTGTATTTTCAGACAGACATTAGAAGGTAGTAGAATGGTAACAAAAGATGAAGCAGTAATTAGAGAGGTTTTAAATGAGTATGCACAACTGATACCTCAGTTTGATTCTACTCAAAAAGCACCTGCTATTGTGGGAAAGGTACATCAGATAATTAAGGAGAAGACAGGGACAGCAGATCCATATCAGAAATTTAAAGAAGAGCATATGAATTTAGCTTTAAATTTATATTCTAAGATTAAAGGAATAATTGAAGATTCTGCTGATCCTCTTCAAGGGGCTTTAATTATGGCTGCTACTGGTAATTCCATTGATGCTGGACTTTTTGCTAAGGTTAATATTGAAGAACAGATTGAAGATGCTTTGAAGAATGGTTTTGTTCAAAGCGATTTTAAATTATTTAAAGAAAAATTAAAGCCTCATACTAAAATCTTAATTATTGGTGATAATGCTGGGGAAGCAGTTTTTGATAAATTATTGATAGAAGAATTGAGTAGATATGGGGTTAAGGTTACTTATGCTACTCGGGATGTTCCTGTTCTAAATGATGTAACTCTTAAAGAAGCTAGAGAGATAGGGCTTGATCAACTAAGTAAATTAATATCTAGTGGTTGTAAAACTCCAGGTACAATACTTGATAATACGATAGAAGAATTTAAGTTAGCTTATCAACAAGCAGATATAATAATTAGTAAAGGGCAAGGAAATTTAGAAGGACTATCATCAGCTCAAGAAGCTATCTTCTTTTTATTAAAGGCAAAATGTAGCTTGGTTGCTCAGATACTAGATGTTAATGAAGGTGATTTAGTATTTAGATTTAAAAAGCAAAAGGAGCGATTAGCTTGA
- a CDS encoding ATP-binding protein has protein sequence MKKLTVISGKGGTGKTTVTANLAALADNLILADCDVDAPNMHLLMKPKVIEAEVFKGAKVAVKDQLKCIECGLCKELCNFKAITSDFKVDEIRCEGCGLCVAKCPSDALKLELEETGDLYYSQTKFAPMVHAKLKIGAENSGKLVSQVKEKAESLAQQEEKELLLIDGSPGIGCPVIASINGVDSVLVVTEPTKSGLADLKRVLKTVKYFNLPAVVAINKYDLNQEISLEIESFCRQNQVKIVGKLPFSKVIVEAMQQGELVVESAPESKVTTAIKELWEKVSCDLKLKG, from the coding sequence ATGAAGAAATTAACAGTTATCAGTGGCAAAGGTGGTACAGGTAAGACTACAGTAACTGCCAACTTAGCAGCTTTGGCAGATAATTTAATTTTAGCAGATTGTGATGTAGATGCTCCTAATATGCATCTATTAATGAAACCTAAGGTAATTGAAGCGGAAGTCTTCAAAGGAGCAAAAGTAGCTGTCAAAGATCAGCTTAAATGTATTGAGTGTGGTCTATGTAAAGAACTCTGTAACTTTAAAGCTATTACTTCTGATTTTAAAGTAGATGAGATTCGTTGTGAGGGCTGCGGACTATGTGTAGCCAAATGTCCTAGTGATGCACTAAAGTTAGAGTTAGAAGAGACAGGAGATCTTTACTATTCTCAGACCAAATTTGCTCCAATGGTACATGCTAAGCTAAAGATAGGGGCTGAAAACTCTGGTAAGCTAGTCAGCCAAGTCAAAGAGAAAGCAGAAAGCTTAGCCCAACAGGAAGAGAAGGAGTTACTTTTAATAGATGGTTCCCCAGGAATAGGCTGTCCTGTAATTGCTTCTATTAATGGAGTTGATAGTGTTTTAGTTGTAACAGAGCCTACTAAATCAGGATTAGCAGATTTAAAACGAGTTTTAAAGACAGTTAAGTATTTTAATCTGCCTGCTGTAGTAGCTATTAATAAGTATGATTTAAATCAAGAGATTAGCTTAGAGATAGAGAGTTTCTGTCGGCAAAATCAAGTCAAGATAGTGGGTAAGCTTCCTTTTAGCAAAGTAATTGTAGAAGCGATGCAACAGGGGGAGCTGGTAGTAGAATCTGCTCCTGAGAGTAAAGTTACTACTGCTATTAAAGAACTGTGGGAAAAAGTAAGCTGTGATTTAAAACTTAAAGGTTAG
- a CDS encoding IS982 family transposase: protein MLESNNYYTIEIENLRDFITIIYVIIDDIYQEVTPTHIKERRNIDKAILSDSEIITISIVGESLTIDSEKSWFNFVKKNLKDLFPQVCHRTRFNRTLRNLHTVIGEISKKLTQILNYQYDNYRIVDSMPIPVCEFARAHFNKTFSEAEYGNCASKKETYFGFKLHALVTLNGYITDFNLTPANVDDRETLWELTSPYHSLKIIGDKGYISNDLNDILKDEKNIDLIPIKRKNSKTPYSESFKRTISKIRRRIETSFSQLTDQLNISNVLAKSLWGLTVRIKVKILAHNLGYFINKSLGKTVTIGRIKDLIFG, encoded by the coding sequence ATGCTGGAGTCCAATAACTATTATACCATAGAAATTGAAAATTTAAGAGACTTTATTACTATTATTTATGTTATAATTGATGACATTTATCAAGAAGTAACCCCAACACATATTAAAGAACGCCGTAATATTGATAAAGCAATCCTTTCTGATAGTGAGATAATTACTATCAGTATTGTAGGTGAATCACTTACTATTGATTCTGAAAAATCGTGGTTTAATTTTGTAAAAAAGAATCTAAAGGATTTATTTCCACAAGTATGTCATAGGACTAGGTTTAATAGAACTCTTAGAAATCTACATACTGTAATAGGAGAAATAAGTAAAAAACTGACTCAAATTCTAAATTATCAGTATGATAATTATAGAATTGTGGATAGTATGCCTATTCCAGTATGTGAATTTGCGAGAGCACATTTTAATAAAACTTTCAGCGAAGCTGAATATGGTAATTGTGCATCTAAAAAAGAAACTTATTTTGGTTTTAAACTACATGCTCTTGTTACTTTAAATGGATATATTACTGATTTTAATTTAACTCCAGCTAATGTAGATGATAGAGAAACTCTATGGGAACTAACTTCGCCATATCATTCTTTAAAAATTATAGGAGATAAAGGATATATCAGTAATGACTTAAATGATATCTTAAAAGATGAGAAAAATATTGATCTTATCCCTATAAAACGAAAGAATAGTAAAACTCCATATTCAGAGTCTTTTAAAAGAACAATCTCTAAAATCAGAAGAAGAATTGAGACATCTTTTTCTCAACTTACAGATCAACTTAATATATCAAATGTACTCGCCAAATCTCTTTGGGGATTAACAGTTAGAATTAAAGTTAAAATTTTAGCACATAACTTGGGTTATTTTATTAATAAGTCTCTTGGGAAAACAGTTACTATAGGTCGTATTAAAGATTTAATATTTGGATAA
- a CDS encoding DUF421 domain-containing protein has product MTDFLSYSIRVLLIYTFTYFGTRILSKKAIAQMTSYEMAGVILLATLSAEPLITKVTTKALFGTGFLIFLIILTSRLTLTEKLTPILEHKLTVLVEDGQLDMGALKGIDLSLNQMKGLLRQKGYNKVADLEYAILEPQGQLSVISKSQKRSLQPSDLNISTQYEGLIVPLIIDGIIIKKNLEHVKLN; this is encoded by the coding sequence TTGACAGATTTTCTCTCATATTCAATTAGAGTTTTATTAATCTATACCTTTACTTATTTTGGTACTAGGATATTATCTAAGAAAGCTATTGCTCAAATGACATCCTACGAAATGGCTGGTGTCATACTTCTAGCAACTCTTTCTGCTGAGCCCTTAATCACTAAAGTTACTACTAAGGCTTTATTTGGAACTGGATTTCTTATCTTTTTAATAATCTTAACAAGTAGATTGACCCTTACCGAAAAGTTAACTCCAATTCTAGAACATAAACTAACAGTATTAGTTGAAGATGGACAACTTGACATGGGAGCATTAAAAGGTATAGATTTAAGTTTAAATCAGATGAAAGGACTATTAAGACAAAAGGGATATAATAAGGTTGCAGATTTAGAGTACGCTATATTGGAACCACAAGGACAGCTATCGGTTATTTCTAAATCACAAAAAAGATCTCTACAGCCTAGTGATTTAAATATTAGTACTCAATACGAAGGTTTAATAGTCCCACTAATTATTGATGGGATTATTATAAAGAAGAATCTTGAACACGTTAAGTTGAACTAA